A single region of the Pyricularia oryzae 70-15 chromosome 4, whole genome shotgun sequence genome encodes:
- a CDS encoding ER lumen protein retaining receptor — MVDSWNIFRILGDCSHLASKCILMFAIHRNRSSEGVSLITQILYAVVFCTRYLDIFRERYAWNLFFKLFYITSSLYIVGIMQWVYPRTREREVAWKLGAAVFGGSLAISPFVMMILESSWSTSTWLWDFSEILESVCVLPQLLLLRQTTVPTVIDSYYLLTLGSYRALYLVNWILRSADPAGRLPNAVSVIFGIVQVALYVDFAWVYYTRQRVKLRNGGVVDADDMRRGWLLNRIFGNKHVQVDEEDEENAPALGGQGANGTQPRSSRAKWGARGISISADDGVHEHERGRSDGEHNIDASVDPDARMKDPDELARALDLDDDDDDDENAPLAASSAAPGSSSQSAGNSSGVRNDEWKD, encoded by the exons ATGGTCGATTCTTGGAAT ATATTCAGAATCCTGGGAGATTGCTCCCACCTAGCTTCGAAATGCATTCTCATGTTTGCGATCCATAGGAACAGGAGTTCCGAGG GTGTTTCCCTCATCACGCAGATCCTATACGCTGTGGTATTCTGCACGAGATATCTCGACATATTCCGAGAACGATATGCGTGGAACCTGTTCTTCAAACTATTCTACATAACGTCATCACTTTACATTGTTGGTATCATGCAATGGGTATACCCCCGGACGCGTGAAAGGGAGGTAGCTTGGAAGCTCGGCGCGGCGGTCTTTGGCGGTTCGCTTGCTATCTCCCCATTTGTCATGATGATACTCGAAAGCTCGTGGAGCACTAGCACG TGGCTCTGGGACTTCTCGGAGATTCTCGAGTCCGTCTGCGTGCTTCCCCAACTCCTCCTCTTGCGACAAACCACCGTTCCAACCGTCATCGACTCTTACTACCTGCTGACCCTCGGCTCTTATCGGGCGCTGTACCTGGTGAACTGGATTCTGCGATCGGCAGATCCTGCAGGCAGGCTACCCAATGCCGTCTCTGTAATCTTTGGCATAGTCCAGGTTGCTCTCTACGTGGACTTTGCCTGGGTTTACTACACGCGTCAACGAGTCAAGCTCCGAAATGGAGGTGTGGTTGATGCCGATGACATGCGCCGGGGTTGGCTACTTAACCGCATCTTTGGTAACAAGCACGTCCAAGttgacgaggaggatgaagagAACGCGCCTGCGCTGGGAGGTCAAGGTGCCAACGGAACACAGCCCCGATCTTCGCGGGCGAAGTGGGGCGCTAGGGGCATTTCCATCAGCGCCGACGACGGCGTCCATGAGCACGAGCGAGGACGGTCGGATGGCGAGCACAACATCGATGCGTCTGTTGATCCTGATGCGCGCATGAAGGATCCGGATGAGCTGGCGAGAGCGCTCGATcttgacgacgatgatgacgatgacgagaaTGCACCATTGGCGGCATCCTCGGCTGCCCCTGGAAGCAGTAGCCAGTCTGCTGGTAACTCGAGCGGAGTCCGGAATGATGAGTGGAAGGATTGA
- a CDS encoding histone acetyltransferase GCN5 encodes MSTATEDSTNGKRKATEDPASPVSAKRPKHESPDSPEKKKPNEIARIPFPEKPAVIEERNGEIEFRVVNNDNERESLIILTGLKCIFQKQLPKMPKDYIARLVYDRTHLSIAIVKKPLEVVGGITYRPFKGRQFAEIVFCAISSDQQVKGYGAHLMSHLKDYVKATSDVMHFLTYADNYAIGYFKKQGFTKEITLPKSVWMGYIKDYEGGTIMQCSMLPRIRYLEMGRMLLKQKECVHAKIRAFSKSHIVHQPPKQWKNGIEPIDPLSISAIRASGWSPDMDELARQPRHGPNYNQLLHLLNDMQNHQSAWPFLVPVNKDDVADYYEVIKEPMDLSTMENKLEMDQYPTPEDFIRDAKLIFDNCRKYNNESTPYAKSANKLEKFMWQQIKAIPEWSHLEP; translated from the exons ATGTCTACAGCAACAGAAGATA GTACAAATGGCAAGCGCAAAGCAACTGAGGACCCGGCCTCTCCAGTGTCGGCAAAACGGCCAAAACATGAATCGCCCGACTCacccgagaagaagaagcccaACGAGATAGCACGGATCCCGTTCCCCGAGAAGCCGGCCGTTATCGAGGAGCGCAACGGCGAGATAGAGTTTCGCGTTGTCAACAACGATAATGAGCGCGAGTCCCTCATTATCCTGACCGGTCTGAAATGCATATTTCAAAAGCAGCTCCCCAAAATGCCAAAGGATTATATCGCGCGACTTGTCTACGACCGAACACATCTTTCCATCGCTATTGTTAAAAAGCCCCTCGAGGTCGTTGGTGGCATCACGTACCGCCCGTTCAAGGGTCGCCAGTTTGCAGAGATTGTCTTTTGCGCTATAAGCAGTGACCAGCAGGTCAAGGGTTATGGTGCGCATCTCATGTCGCATCTGAAAGACTACGTGAAGGCCACGTCGGATGTGATGCACTTCCTTACGTACGCAGACAATTATGCCATTGGATACTTCAAAAAACAGGGGTTTACGAAGGAGATTACATTGCCAAAGTCGGTATGGATGGGTTACATCAAGGACTACGAGGGCGGCACCATAATGCAGTGCAGTATGCTCCCGCGCATACGATACCTTGAAATGGGTCGCATGTTGCTGAAGCAAAAGGAGTGCGTTCATGCCAAGATCCGCGCATTCTCGAAATCCCACATTGTTCATCAGCCGCCCAAGCAGTGGAAGAACGGCATCGAGCCCATCGACCCGCTGTCGATCAGTGCGATCCGCGCCTCGGGCTGGTCCCCCGACATGGACGAGTTGGCGAGGCAGCCACGCCACGGGCCCAACTACAACCAGCTGCTCCACCTGCTCAATGATATGCAAAACCACCAAAGCGCGTGGCCGTTCCTGGTGCCCGTCAACAAGGACGACGTCGCCGACTACTACGAGGTCATCAAGGAGCCCATGGACCTGTCCACCATGGAGAATAAGCTCGAGATGGACCAGTACCCGACCCCCGAGGACTTTATTCGCGATGCCAAGCTCATATTTGACAACTGTCGCAAGTACAACAACGAGTCTACTCCCTACGCGAAATCAGCCAACAAGCTCGAAAAGTTCATGTGGCAGCAGATCAAGGCCATCCCCGAGTGGTCACATCTTGAACCATGA
- a CDS encoding subtilisin-like proteinase Spm1: MKSVILLSLAACAVAAPTAGVETIHDGAAPILSSSNAEAIPNAYIIKFKKHVDHKSAADHQMWIQKVHGEREDERLELRKRGLFDSVNDAFTGLKHTYNVGSGFLGYAGHFDEETIEKVRRHPDVEAIERDTIVHTMRYEEVKKDECNPDLEKGAPWGLSRVSHRESLSFSTYNKYLYSAEGGEGVDAYVIDTGTNIDHVDFEGRAHWGKTIPANDQDIDGNGHGTHCSGTVAGKKYGVAKKAQVYAVKVLKSNGSGTMSDVIAGVDFAAKSHKAQVSAAKDGKRKGFKGSVANMSLGGGKTTLLDAAVNAAVDAGIHFAVAAGNDNADACNYSPAAAAKAVTVGASALDDSRAYFSNWGKCTDIFAPGLNIQSTWIGSKTAINTISGTSMASPHIAGLLAYYLSLQPASDSEYSLATITPEKLKADLIKVGTVGILTDIPKDTPNVLAWNGGGCSNYFEIVSKGGYKAKAQADKSSSLLDSVTELEKAIEHDFRVISGKVVKEASSMTGQAEKLSEKIHQAVDEELKHFFGEARV; this comes from the exons ATGAAGAGCGTCATCCTCCTTTCTCTGGCCGCATGTGCCGTCGCGGCGCCCACGGCCGGCGTCGAGACCATCCACGACGGCGCTGCCCCGATCCTGTCATCTTCCAACGCCGAGGCAATCCCCAACGCCTACAtcatcaagttcaagaagCATGTCGACCACAAGTCTGCTGCAGACCACCAGATGTGGATCCAGAAAGTCCACGGCGAGCGTGAGGATGAGAGACTTGAGCTCCGCAAGAGGGGTCTCTTCGACTCTGTGAACGATGCCTTCACTGGCCTCAAGCACACCTACAACGTCGGCAGCGGCTTCCTTGGCTATGCCGGTCACTTCGATGAGGAGACCATTGAGAAGGTCCGGAGGCATCCTGAT GTCGAGGCCATTGAGCGCGACACCATCGTTCACACCATGAGATACGAGGAGGTCAAGAAGGACGAGTGCAACCCTGACCTCGAGAAGGGTGCCCCTTGGGGTCTGTCGCGTGTCTCGCACCGCGAGTCGCTCTCCTTCTCGACTTACAACAAGTACCTCTACTCGGCCGAGGGTGGTGAGGGTGTTGATGCTTACGTTATTGACACTGGCACCAACATCGACCACGTTGACTTCGAGGGCCGCGCACACTGGGGCAAGACCATCCCTGCCAACGACCAAGACATCGACGGCAACGGTCACGGTACTCACTGCTCTGGCACTGTCGCCGGCAAGAAGTACGGTGTCGCCAAGAAGGCTCAGGTCTACGCCGTCAAGGTCCTCAAGTCCAACGGCTCTGGCACCATGTCCGACGTCATTGCCGGAGTCGACTTTGCCGCCAAGAGCCACAAGGCTCAGGTCAGCGCCGCCAAGGATGGCAAGCGCAAGGGCTTCAAGGGCTCCGTTGCCAACATGTCTCTCGGTGGTGGCAAGACCACGCTGCTTGATGCTGCTGTCAACGCTGCCGTCGATGCTGGTATCCACTTCGCCGTCGCTGCCGGAAACGACAACGCCGACGCATGCAACTATTctcccgccgctgccgccaaggccgttaCTGTTGGTGCTTCGGCTCTTGATGACAGCCGTGCCTACTTCTCCAACTGGGGCAAGTGCACTGACATCTTCGCCCCTGGCCTAAACATCCAGTCCACCTGGATCGGCAGCAAGACCGCCATCAACACCATCTCTGGCACATCGATGGCTTCCCCCCACATTGCTGGTCTCCTGGCCTACTACCTGTCCCTCCAGCCCGCTTCTGACTCGGAGTACTCCCTTGCCACCATCACCCCTGAGAAGCTCAAGGCTGATCTCATCAAGGTTGGCACCGTCGGTATTCTTACCGATATCCCCAAGGACACTCCCAACGTGCTTGCCTGGAACGGCGGCGGTTGCAGCAACTACTTTGAGATCGTCAGCAAGGGCGGCTAcaaggccaaggcccagGCTGACAAGTCCAGCTCTCTCCTGGACTCCGTCACAGAGCTTGAGAAGGCTATCGAGCATGACTTTCGCGTCATCTCGGGCAAGGTCGTGAAGGAGGCTTCCTCCATGACAGGTCAGGCTGAGAAGCTGTCGGAGAAGATCCACCAGGCTGTTGATGAGGAGCTCAAGCACTTTTTCGGTGAGGCTCGCGTGTAA
- a CDS encoding glutamyl-tRNA(Gln) amidotransferase subunit A, which translates to MLVHGRRLGLLLGRSHVAAPKHTSHLPRRTVHLNHFVSKGEAASEAEPPQSTFTVAVKDNIATQAHPTTCASNILRDYTSPYEATVVRQLRRRGARVVGTTNLDEFGMGTHSTHSAHGPVASPAGRSAGGSSGGSAVAVAAGEVEVALGTDTGGSVRLPAAYNGVVGFKPSYGMLSRYGVVPYANSLDTVGLLARSVERIRDLVVGEGLWAQHDDKDPTSLSAAARLRCASGRTGYKGEAAKVGWEGLTFGIPLEYNIFELDPLIREAWEEVAALLQSLGANVVPVSLPTTRQALSAYYVLAPAEASSNLAKYDGVRYGNPGPESENEGGVLYSAARGAGFGDEVKRRILLGAYSLSSEAMDNYFVQAQKVRRLVRGDFDRVFLLDNPLVDKEPTEEGFGEEAEQADLADLHEDVPLLNKRGPARVDFILSPTAPTPAPTLDEALSQTSLDSATNDVFTVPASLAGLPAISLPVDMKEDVHGVGRFAGIQIIGQYWDDARLLDVAVALRGVLGRGLV; encoded by the exons ATGCTTGTCCATGGCAGGCGGCTCGGCCTGCTCCTTGGCCGTAGCCATGTAGCAGCTCCAAAACACACGTCCCACCTCCCACGGCGAACGGTGCATCTCAACCACTTTGTCTCCAAAG GCGAAGCGGCGTCCGAGGCCGAACCACCGCAAAGTACCTTCACCGTCGCCGTAAAAGACAACATCGCTACGCAAGCACACCCGACTACATGCGCCTCCAATATCCTCCGCGACTATACCTCGCCCTATGAAGCTACCGTCGTCCGGCAGCTGCGCAGACGGGGTGCGCGCGTCGTCGGCACCACGAACCTCGACGAGTTCGGCATGGGCACCCACAGCACGCACTCGGCCCACGGCCCCGTCGCCAGCCCGGCTGGTCGCTCGGCCGGCGGGAGCTCCGGCGGCAGCGCCGTGGCAGTGGCGGCCGGCGAGGTGGAGGTCGCGCTCGGGACGGACACGGGCGGCAGTGTGCGACTGCCGGCCGCCTACAACGGCGTCGTTGGATTCAAGCCCAGCTACGGCATGCTCTCGCGCTACGGGGTCGTTCCGTACGCCAACAGCCTCGACACCGTGGGGCTCCTGGCGCGGTCCGTCGAGAGGATACGGGACTTAGTGGTGGGGGAGGGCTTGTGGGCGCAGCATGACGACAAGGACCCGACCAGCTTGTCTGCTGCGGCGAGGTTGCGGTGCGCAAGTGGCAGGACGGGGTACAAGGGGGAGGCTGCAAAGGTCGGCTGGGAGGGTTTGACCTTTGGCATTCCGCTAGAGTATAACATCTTCGAGCTCGACCCGCTGATAAGAGAAGCATGGGAAGAAGTCGCGGCCTTGCTGCAAAGCCTCGGGGCAAATGTGGTACCCGTGTCGTTGCCCACGACGCGCCAGGCCCTATCTGCGTACTATGTGCTCGCCCCGGCCGAGGCGTCCTCGAACCTGGCAAAGTATGATGGCGTACGCTACGGAAACCCTGGGCCAGAATCGGAGAATGAAGGGGGTGTTTTGTATTCGGCTGCTCGTGGCGCCGGATTCGGCGACGAGGTCAAGCGCAGGATATTGCTGGGCGCCTACAGCCTCAGCTCCGAGGCTATGGACAACTACTTTGTGCAGGCGCAAAAGGTGCGCCGACTCGTCAGGGGCGACTTTGACCGAGTTTTCCTCCTCGACAATCCACTTGTCGACAAGGAGCCCACCGAGGAAGGGTTCGGGGAAGAGGCTGAGCAAGCTGACTTGGCGGACTTGCACGAGGATGTGCCCCTTCTCAACAAGCGCGGGCCCGCCAGGGTTGATTTCATCTTGTCGCCGACCGCACCGACGCCGGCTCCCACGCTGGACGAGGCGTTGAGCCAGACGAGCCTGGACTCGGCCACGAACGATGTGTTTACCGTGCCGGCCAGTCTAGCCGGGCTACCTGCCATTAGTTTACCGGTAGATATGAAAGAAGATGTCCATGGGGTCGGACGCTTTGCTGGGATCCAGATCATCGGGCAATACTGGGATGACGCCCGGTTGCTTgatgtggccgttgctttgagGGGGGTGCTTGGTCGGGGCTTGGTATGA
- a CDS encoding 40S ribosomal protein S11, whose protein sequence is MATELTVQSERAFQKQPHIFLNSKTKVKSARPGKGGRRYYKDVGLGFRTPKTAIEGQYIDKKCPFTGLVSIRGRILNGTVISTKMHRTLVIRREYLHFIPKYARYEKRHKNLAAHVSPAFRVEEGDHVTVGQCRPLSKTVRFNVLKVQPRSDKAVKSFAKF, encoded by the exons ATGGCCACCGAACTTACCGTCCAGTCCGAGAGGGCTTTCCAGAAGCAGCCTCACATCTTTCTTAACTCCAAGACCAAGGTCAAGTCCGCCCGACCGGGCAAGGGCGGTCGCCGCTACTACAAGGATGTTGGTCTGGGTTTCAGGACGCCCAAGACTGCCATCGAGGGCCAGTACATCG ACAAGAAGTGCCCTTTCACCGGCCTCGTCTCCATCCGTGGCCGCATCCTGAACGGCACCGTCATCAGCACCAAGATGCACCGTACCCTGGTCATCCGCAGGGAGTATCTTCACTTCATCCCCAAGTACGCCCGTTACGAGAAGCGCCACAAGAACCTTGCTGCTCACGTCTCCCCGGCTTTCCGTGTCGAGGAGGGTGACCACGTTACCGTCGGCCAGTGCAGGCCTCTCAGCAAGACT GTCCGGTTCAACGTTCTCAAGGTTCAGCCGCGGTCTGACAAGGCCGTCAAGTCTTTTGCCAAGTTCTAA